The Vigna radiata var. radiata cultivar VC1973A unplaced genomic scaffold, Vradiata_ver6 scaffold_381, whole genome shotgun sequence genome includes a window with the following:
- the LOC106780076 gene encoding uncharacterized protein LOC106780076, whose product MERIPRWEEEDDVLRRYLALDNMGWDWEAAYYINRKSDYLLEGERAAITVELCEMKKVHLQDLPNLRSFSSGYTLKWSSLLENVVLKDCPKVKKLGLGMIKESELKSILITENEEQIDPHTKLPYLFALMIPELFKNHLQQITYSQVQKLKEENLKSHY is encoded by the exons atggaGCGCATACCCAG atgggaggaagaagatgatgtttTGAGGAGATATCTTGCACTGGATAATATGGGCTGGGACTGGGAGGCCGcatattatataaat CGGAAAAGTGATTATCTTCTTGAGGGAGAAAGAGCTGCAATTACAGTTGAATTATGCGAAATGAAGAAAGTGcatcttcaagatttaccaaatCTAAGAAGCTTTTCCTCAGGATACACTCTTAAATGGTCATCATTATTAGAGAATGTGGTTTTGAAGGACTGTCCCAAAGTCAAGAAGCTTGGTTTGGGAATGATAAAAGAATCAGAGTTAAAATCGATTCTAATAACAGAAAATGAAGAGCAAATTGACCCTCACACTAAGCTTCCATATCTTTTTGCATTAATG ATTCCAGAGCTCTTCAAGAATCATCTACAACAAATTACTTATTCCCAAGTTCA GAAGCTGAAGgaagaaaacttaaaatctcattattaa